One genomic window of Malaciobacter molluscorum LMG 25693 includes the following:
- a CDS encoding TonB-dependent siderophore receptor: protein MRQEAPFDRGIVAFDGDLNGVDHKTFFGNPKDDNMVLENFTHQLMLEHDFSNNWSTKIGLAYKTGDFKGTGAEVKPFVNVTTDSLMLRSRYKDFESDDISLQADVKNVSTIKGLKNTLLFGMETYRYELDFALYNLNNTVRMDNIRGNPTYTTLATGKGNIIRDENQVQRGMAFFAQDELALSDSWRLLVGLRYDKIDTQLEEYKKGITYSQNDYALSPRIGLTYLINPNWSWYATSGKSFRPNSGLDKNGNTFEAEEGISLETGLKFESDNKDLGASLALYRIDKENVLTGSDPSGVYSIAAGEVRSQGIEFDISGKLNSHIKINANYTYTDTEVTKDTGGAVDWSTGKVVNLEGKALSNVPKHSGALLLMWEDDLSNNSSYGIGSNVIYVGKREGNYINSFKLPDYTTVGLLSYWQVNKSLKLKFNVNNIFDKEYIASSYDRSWAVPGSPRRFTLSMNYKF, encoded by the coding sequence ATTAGACAAGAAGCTCCTTTTGATAGAGGAATAGTCGCCTTTGATGGTGATCTTAATGGTGTTGATCATAAAACATTTTTTGGAAATCCAAAAGATGATAATATGGTACTTGAAAATTTTACGCATCAATTAATGTTAGAACATGATTTTTCAAATAATTGGAGTACAAAAATTGGTTTAGCCTATAAAACTGGAGATTTTAAAGGAACAGGTGCAGAGGTAAAACCTTTTGTAAATGTTACTACTGATTCTTTGATGCTTCGTTCTAGATATAAAGACTTTGAGTCAGATGATATTTCTTTGCAAGCAGATGTAAAAAATGTTTCAACTATAAAAGGTTTAAAAAATACTCTTTTATTTGGTATGGAAACATATCGTTATGAGTTAGATTTTGCTTTATATAATTTAAATAATACAGTAAGAATGGATAATATAAGAGGTAATCCAACATATACTACTTTAGCTACAGGAAAAGGTAATATCATAAGAGATGAAAATCAAGTGCAAAGAGGAATGGCGTTTTTTGCACAAGATGAATTAGCTTTATCTGATTCATGGAGATTACTTGTTGGTTTAAGATATGATAAAATTGATACTCAATTAGAAGAATATAAAAAAGGTATTACATATTCTCAAAATGATTATGCCTTATCTCCTAGAATAGGCTTAACTTATCTTATTAATCCTAATTGGTCTTGGTATGCTACTTCTGGAAAATCATTTAGACCAAACTCTGGTTTAGATAAAAATGGGAATACTTTTGAAGCAGAAGAAGGAATCTCTTTAGAAACAGGTCTGAAATTTGAATCAGATAATAAAGACTTAGGAGCAAGTTTAGCTTTATATAGAATAGATAAAGAGAATGTATTAACAGGTTCTGATCCTAGTGGTGTTTATTCTATTGCAGCAGGTGAAGTAAGAAGTCAAGGTATAGAGTTTGATATATCTGGAAAATTAAACTCTCATATAAAAATCAATGCAAACTATACTTATACAGATACTGAAGTTACTAAAGATACAGGTGGTGCTGTTGATTGGTCAACTGGAAAAGTTGTGAATTTAGAAGGTAAAGCTTTATCAAATGTTCCTAAACACAGTGGCGCACTTCTTTTAATGTGGGAAGATGATTTATCAAATAATTCTTCTTATGGTATAGGAAGTAATGTTATATATGTAGGAAAAAGAGAAGGAAATTATATCAATAGTTTTAAATTACCTGATTATACTACAGTTGGATTACTTTCTTATTGGCAAGTTAATAAAAGTTTAAAATTAAAATTTAATGTTAATAATATTTTTGATAAAGAATATATTGCAAGTAGTTATGACCGTTCATGGGCAGTACCTGGCTCACCAAGACGTTTTACCTTAAGTATGAATTATAAATTCTAA
- a CDS encoding YceI family protein: MKIKLFIGIFCLLSFISLNAYELNGDLKLQWTGYKTEDKVGVSGTFKEIKLKIKKNDNFVDFLKSANVKINTLSLDSGLDVRNKSMVNTLFSLKSSQKITASITKVDEKAHTLNMKLTMNKVTKNVPMKYMIKDGKVMAKGEIDILNYKMSDSFAKFAKECFDLHKGKTFSEVTVAFELPFKK; this comes from the coding sequence ATGAAGATTAAATTATTTATTGGTATTTTTTGTTTATTGTCATTTATTTCTCTAAATGCATATGAACTAAATGGTGATTTAAAGCTACAATGGACAGGGTATAAAACTGAAGATAAAGTTGGTGTTTCAGGAACTTTTAAAGAGATAAAATTAAAAATTAAGAAAAATGATAATTTTGTTGACTTCTTAAAAAGTGCAAATGTTAAAATTAATACTCTTAGTTTAGATTCTGGTTTAGATGTTAGAAATAAAAGTATGGTAAATACACTTTTTTCTTTAAAAAGTTCACAAAAAATTACAGCATCAATTACAAAAGTTGATGAAAAAGCACATACTTTGAATATGAAACTAACTATGAATAAAGTAACAAAGAATGTTCCCATGAAATATATGATTAAAGATGGAAAAGTTATGGCAAAAGGTGAAATTGATATATTAAACTATAAAATGAGTGACTCTTTTGCTAAATTTGCTAAAGAGTGTTTTGATTTACACAAAGGTAAAACTTTTTCAGAAGTTACCGTAGCTTTTGAATTGCCATTTAAAAAGTAG
- a CDS encoding TonB-dependent siderophore receptor, producing the protein MHKKVFSILSVSFILIPNIMLSAGTKTDNVSLSDVTIVSNSDENKQSYYKTESTSVTRTNTPLLETAQSVQIVTDDILNDMGMVSLDDTLDYVSGISRQNDFGGVWDNFSIRGFSGHENTEISMLKNGFADNRGYNAPRDAANIESIEVLKGPSGALYGNTEPGGTINIVTKQPKFTNENSITTMAGSDDFYRQSADLTGPLSESFAYRLNVAAENKKSFRDYIESERYVVAPSFLWLINDNTHLTYMG; encoded by the coding sequence ATGCATAAAAAAGTTTTTTCGATATTATCAGTATCTTTTATATTGATTCCTAATATAATGCTTTCAGCTGGAACAAAAACTGATAATGTTTCTTTATCTGATGTAACAATTGTAAGTAATTCAGATGAGAATAAACAATCTTATTATAAAACAGAATCTACCTCTGTTACGCGTACAAATACACCTCTTTTAGAAACAGCACAATCTGTTCAAATAGTTACAGATGATATATTAAATGATATGGGGATGGTAAGTCTTGATGATACATTAGATTATGTAAGTGGAATTTCAAGACAAAATGATTTTGGGGGAGTATGGGATAACTTTTCAATTAGAGGTTTTTCTGGGCATGAAAATACAGAAATAAGTATGCTAAAAAATGGTTTTGCTGATAATAGAGGATATAATGCTCCTCGTGATGCAGCAAATATTGAAAGTATTGAGGTTTTAAAAGGACCTTCTGGGGCTCTTTATGGAAATACTGAACCTGGTGGAACAATAAATATTGTTACAAAACAACCAAAATTTACCAATGAAAATTCTATTACAACTATGGCTGGAAGTGATGATTTTTATAGACAATCAGCAGATTTAACAGGACCTTTAAGTGAATCTTTTGCTTATCGTTTAAATGTAGCAGCTGAAAATAAAAAAAGTTTCCGTGATTATATTGAGAGTGAAAGATATGTTGTAGCACCTTCATTTCTTTGGCTAATAAATGACAATACTCATTTAACATATATGGGTTGA